The nucleotide window CTCACTGACTATTCCATCTGGCATCGGTAATTGCCTTTCTGGCAGATTCGCTAGGGCAACGCGCATAAAATCAATCCAAATCGGCAAAGCTAGCGTAGCACCAAATTGGCGTCCCAAGGTTTTTGGCTGATCATAACCTACCCAAGTAATCGTAACAATATCTGGAGTATAACCATCAAACCATACATCTTTTGAGTCGTTGGTAGTACCAGTTTTCCCACCGACATCACTACGGTGAAGCTCACGCCATGCCCGTGCCCCAGTACCATATTTGGCAACATCCTTCAGAATACTATTCATAATAAAAGCATTCCGTTTATCTATCACTGGTGGCGTAGTATTGGCATTAACCACTTGCGTTTGGGCTAAAACATTGCCATTGGCATCGGTAATCTTACTAATAAAATAAGGCTGCGTCAGATATCCACCATTGGCAAATACAGCATAGGCTTGCGCCATCTGGATTGGAGTTACTTCATTTGCTCCTAGCGCCATCGTTAGATAAGGCTGGAACTGAGACTCGGGAAACCCAAATTTACTGACATAACTAATTGCTGCTTTGGGTGTAATCTGATTAAGAATCTTAACTGTTACCAAATTCCGCGAAAGAGTCAGCGCTTGACGTAAAGTAATCGGACCAAGGAACTGCCCATCATCATTTTTTGGACACCATGCACCACCATCATTACCACCCGGAAAACAAACCTGACTATCATCAATTACTGTTTCGGTAGTAAACCCTTTATCCAATGCAGCTGAATAGATAAATGGCTTGAAGCTTGAACCGGGCTGGCGGTTTGCTTGCATTACATGATTAAAACTATTGGCAGTAAAATCATAGCCCCCCATCAGAGCCAAAATTGCACCTGTATTTGGATTCATAGCAACCAAAGCACCTTGCGTTTGTGGCAATTGCCCTACTTGCCAACCATTTGTGCCTTGTATGACACGAATAACTGAACCAGGAAGAATTTGCTTAGCTTCACCACCACCAAGATATTTACGTACCGGATCAAGCTGTTTACCAGTTATCTTGACATGCGTTCCGTTTCTGATAATGGCATCAATTTCATTCCCATCAACGTGTAATACTATGGCAGCAAGCAAATCTCCATAATCATTAAAACTATCAAACTCGCCTAAGGCAGTCTGATCAATAGTACTGTCATCAGGAGTAGTTAAATCAACTCGCTTTTCTGGTCCGGCATAGCCTCGCGACATATCGTAATTAAGAATACCTTTACGTAATGCGGCATAAGCTGCCTGCTGAAGTTTGCTATTTACAGTTGTATAAACCTTAAAGCCTTTGGTATAAACATCATCACCATAAGTCGGGTATAAATACTGCCTAGCCATTTCAGCTACATAACCACCAGCATCAGTTGAGTCTTTGACTGTTCCTTTGATAACGGTAATCTTCTGTGCAACTGCTGTATCATATTGTTCCTGAGTGATGTAGTTATGCTTTAACATTCTGCCAAGAACATAAATTTCGCGTTCATGCGAGCGTTTAGGATTAACCACTGGATTATACGCGGATGGTGCTTTTGGCAATCCAGCTAAAACAGCATATTCAGCAATAGTAAGTTTATCGACTGTTTTGCCAAAATAGGTTTCTGCGGCTTCAGCAAAACCGTATGCACGCTGCCCAAGGTAAATCTGATTGATATAAAGAGTTAGAATTTGCTCTTTAGTCAGTGAATGCTCAATTTTATAAGCAAGCAAAATTTCGTTGAATTTTCGAGTAAAAGTTTTTTGAGTTGTAAGAAAGAAATTTCTGGCTACCTGCATGGTAATTGTACTTGCGCCAGACTGTAAATGTCCACTGGTAATATTACCGATTGCAGCCCGTAAAATACCAAGAAAATCAATACCACCATGCTCAAAAAAACGCTCATCTTCCGCCGACAAAATAGCTTCAACCAGTAGTTTTGGGGTATCTTGATAATCGATATAAATCCGGTGCTCCTGACCAAATTGTCCGAGTAATACCCCATCAGCCGAAAATACTTGTAATGGTAGTTTTGGCTGATAGTTACGTAATTCATCCATGCTTGGTAACTTTGGATAAGTCACCATAACCATTACACCAACAACACCAACCCCTGCAATAATCAAACCAATAATTAGTAAAAATAATCTGGCAATTATTGAAGTTTTTCTTTTTGGTTTGAATTCCATATGGTTACTCTTCTAATTATGGACAGGTTAAAAACTAACCTACGGTTTAACTTTGAAAATTATACTATAAACTTAACTAAAGCATAAGCCACAGTAGCTATTCCCACTCAATTGTGGCAGGTGGCTTACCAGAAATATCATAAACTACCCGATTAATACCCTTGACTTCATTAATAATCCGGTTTGCGACACGGGTAATAAATTCAAATGGCAAGTTTGCAACATTTGCGGTCATAAAATCAGTTGTTTCTACAGCGCGTAATGAAACCACATAATCATAAGTACGTCCATCACCCATAACGCCAACTGAACGAACTGGCATGAAAACTACAAATGCCTGCGCTACTTTTTGATATAGCTCACTTTTATAAAGCTCTTCAATGAAGATATTATCAGCAAGCTGTAATAGTTGTACATATTCAGGCTTAACTTCACCAAGTATTCTAACCCCAAGCCCAGGACCAGGAAACGGATGGCGATAAATTAATTTTGGTGCAATTCCCATTGCAACTCCAAGACTACGCACCTCGTCCTTGAATAACTCTCGTAGCGGCTCTAGCAATTTTAAATTAAGGGTTTCTGGCAATCCACCGACATTATGATGGGATTTGATATTATGTGCCTTATTATTTTTACTACCCGCAGATTCAATCACATCTGGATAAATCGTCCCCTGTGCCAACCACTTTACACCATCTAGTTTAGTAGCCTCATGCTGAAAAATGTCAACAAACAGCTTACCAATTATTTTACGCTTTTGTTCTGGATCAGTTACACCAGCTAAAGCGGTATAA belongs to Aquella oligotrophica and includes:
- a CDS encoding penicillin-binding protein 1A, with product MEFKPKRKTSIIARLFLLIIGLIIAGVGVVGVMVMVTYPKLPSMDELRNYQPKLPLQVFSADGVLLGQFGQEHRIYIDYQDTPKLLVEAILSAEDERFFEHGGIDFLGILRAAIGNITSGHLQSGASTITMQVARNFFLTTQKTFTRKFNEILLAYKIEHSLTKEQILTLYINQIYLGQRAYGFAEAAETYFGKTVDKLTIAEYAVLAGLPKAPSAYNPVVNPKRSHEREIYVLGRMLKHNYITQEQYDTAVAQKITVIKGTVKDSTDAGGYVAEMARQYLYPTYGDDVYTKGFKVYTTVNSKLQQAAYAALRKGILNYDMSRGYAGPEKRVDLTTPDDSTIDQTALGEFDSFNDYGDLLAAIVLHVDGNEIDAIIRNGTHVKITGKQLDPVRKYLGGGEAKQILPGSVIRVIQGTNGWQVGQLPQTQGALVAMNPNTGAILALMGGYDFTANSFNHVMQANRQPGSSFKPFIYSAALDKGFTTETVIDDSQVCFPGGNDGGAWCPKNDDGQFLGPITLRQALTLSRNLVTVKILNQITPKAAISYVSKFGFPESQFQPYLTMALGANEVTPIQMAQAYAVFANGGYLTQPYFISKITDANGNVLAQTQVVNANTTPPVIDKRNAFIMNSILKDVAKYGTGARAWRELHRSDVGGKTGTTNDSKDVWFDGYTPDIVTITWVGYDQPKTLGRQFGATLALPIWIDFMRVALANLPERQLPMPDGIVSEPEGTWKGDTEYYYVGSPIGKHDASGMDSEDSVDGEIAISDNDNASGVKANSSSPEKSNNSADKATNSGKQSSIDDIIESIQD